A stretch of Lysinibacillus agricola DNA encodes these proteins:
- a CDS encoding HTH domain-containing protein yields MKQNIITKRQFLTLEYLEKTTGWISSEELGIYIGCSYKTILNEIKIIKKNYLKIGFYI; encoded by the coding sequence ATGAAACAAAATATTATAACTAAAAGGCAGTTTTTAACATTGGAATATTTAGAAAAAACAACCGGATGGATTAGCTCTGAAGAACTAGGAATCTACATTGGATGTTCATATAAAACTATTCTAAATGAGATTAAAATTATAAAAAAAAACTACCTAAAAATTGGATTTTACATATAA